A window from Setaria italica strain Yugu1 chromosome VIII, Setaria_italica_v2.0, whole genome shotgun sequence encodes these proteins:
- the LOC101776030 gene encoding putative pentatricopeptide repeat-containing protein At4g17915, which translates to MARSRALLHLSTRLMNVTLAALCRGGCLDRAESVLVDAIRLGLPPDVVTYNTLLAAYCRAAGLDAALAVVHRMREAGVSPDAVTYNSLISGAARRGLTMRALDLFDEMIRSGVAPDSWSYNALMHCLFRSGHPEDAYRVFADMAEKGVTPSATTYNTMLDGLFRTGHATNAYRMFRYLQRVGLPIGIVTYNTMINGLCKSGKVGYARMVLKELGSTEHAPNAVTYTTVMKCCFRYGRFDQGLETFLSLLEGGYISDAFPYTTVISALVKKGRMQEANTYCELMIQSGSTIDNVCYNTLIHLRCQEGKLDDAFELLNMMEEGGLESDEYTFSILVNGLCKMGQIGEAEKQIWSMEMMGMQSNVVAYNCLIDALCKSHEVDAAIKVLHSMKLKDDFTYTSLVHGLCKVGRYHMASKFLRICLHEGNNVLASAKRAVISGLRSAGFKNDLRKVRSALYMSRLLRS; encoded by the coding sequence ATGGCCCGGTCCCGGGCGCTGCTGCACCTCTCCACGCGGCTGATGAACGTCACCCTCGCCGCGCTCTGCCGCGGGGGCTGCCTCGACCGCGCGGAGTCCGTCCTCGTCGACGCCATCCGCCTCGGCCTGCCCCCCGACGTCGTCACCTACAACACCCTCCTCGCCGCGTACTGCCGGGCCGCGGGGCTCGACGCGGCGCTCGCTGTCGTGCACCGGATGCGGGAGGCCGGGGTGAGCCCCGACGCCGTCACCTACAACTCCCTCATctcgggcgcggcgcggcgcgggctcACGATGCGCGCCCTCGACCTGTTCGACGAAATGATCCGCTCGGGCGTCGCCCCCGACTCGTGGAGCTACAACGCGCTCATGCACTGCCTGTTCCGGTCCGGCCACCCGGAGGACGCCTACCGGGTGTTCGCCGATATGGCGGAGAAGGGCGTCACGCCGAGTGCCACGACTTACAACACGATGCTCGACGGGCTGTTCAGGACCGGCCACGCGACGAACGCGTACAGGATGTTCAGGTACCTGCAGAGGGTGGGTCTCCCCATTGGCATTGTCACTTACAACACAATGATCAACGGGCTGTGCAAGTCAGGCAAGGTGGGCTATGCCCGCATGGTCCTTAAGGAGCTGGGGAGTACCGAGCATGCTCCGAATGCTGTCACATACACGACGGTTATGAAGTGCTGCTTTAGGTACGGCAGGTTTGATCAGGGTTTGGAGACCTTTTTGTCCCTGCTTGAAGGAGGGTACATTTCAGATGCCTTCCCGTACACGACGGTGATCAGTGCGCTTGTCAAGAAGGGCCGGATGCAGGAAGCCAATACCTATTGTGAGCTCATGATACAAAGCGGTTCCACTATTGACAATGTGTGCTACAACACCCTGATCCACCTGCGATGCCAGGAAGGGAAGCTGGACGATGCGTTTGAGCTGTTGAACATGATGGAAGAAGGTGGTCTGGAGAGTGATGAGTACACATTCTCAATTTTGGTTAATGGTCTGTGCAAGATGGGGCAAATCGGGGAAGCAGAGAAGCAGATATGGTCCATGGAGATGATGGGCATGCAATCAAATGTTGTGGCATACAATTGCTTGATTGACGCACTATGCAAATCTCATGAGGTGGATGCAGCCATCAAAGTACTGCACAGCATGAAGCTAAAGGATGATTTTACTTACACTTCACTAGTCCATGGTCTATGTAAGGTGGGTAGGTACCATATGGCATCCAAATTTTTGCGGATCTGCTTGCATGAAGGGAATAATGTTCTAGCGTCTGCAAAGCGTGCTGTCATTTCCGGGCTTCGTAGTGCAGGGTTTAAAAATGATTTGAGGAAAGTCCGATCAGCATTATATATGTCTAGGCTGCTGCGGTCTTAG